The proteins below are encoded in one region of Pseudonocardia sp. DSM 110487:
- a CDS encoding DUF1707 domain-containing protein codes for MSGEAEKGAPVQRDLRTSDAERQAVVRRLERALRDGRLTVLEFDERTRAAYAARTRGELEDLTEDLPPDLW; via the coding sequence GTGTCGGGAGAGGCCGAGAAGGGGGCGCCGGTGCAACGCGATCTTCGGACGTCGGATGCGGAGCGGCAGGCCGTCGTCCGGCGTCTCGAACGGGCCTTGCGGGACGGGCGACTGACCGTCCTCGAGTTCGACGAGCGGACGCGCGCCGCCTATGCCGCGCGCACCCGGGGCGAGCTGGAGGACCTCACTGAGGATCTTCCTCCTGACCTCTGGTGA
- a CDS encoding slipin family protein, whose amino-acid sequence MVTTVLFVVVALIALLVAGSVRMVQQYQRGVVLRFGRLLTEVRQPGLQLMIPVADRMVKVPVQTIVLDVPPQGAITKDNVTLSVDAVVYFRVTDPVKAVVNVENYMGAISQVARTSLRSVIGRADLDTMLSDREQVNAELRAVIDTPTDDWGITVDRVEIKDIALPEGMRRAMAHQAEAERDRRARVISADGEFQASARLADAARVMADTPGAMQLRLLQTVTDVTSEQNSTLVMPLPVELLRFFESVTDARGQQTAAAKDREPDALTRGQEEDPQ is encoded by the coding sequence ATGGTCACGACCGTCCTGTTCGTGGTCGTCGCGTTGATCGCGCTGCTCGTCGCCGGATCCGTCCGGATGGTGCAGCAGTACCAGCGCGGCGTGGTCCTGCGTTTCGGGCGGCTGCTGACCGAGGTGCGCCAGCCGGGCCTGCAGCTGATGATCCCGGTCGCCGACCGGATGGTGAAAGTGCCCGTCCAGACCATCGTGCTCGACGTCCCACCCCAAGGCGCGATCACCAAGGACAACGTCACGCTCAGCGTCGACGCGGTGGTGTACTTCCGCGTCACCGACCCGGTCAAGGCCGTGGTCAACGTCGAGAACTACATGGGTGCCATCTCCCAGGTCGCGCGGACCTCGCTGCGGTCGGTGATCGGTCGCGCCGATCTCGACACCATGCTGTCGGACCGGGAACAGGTCAACGCCGAGCTGCGCGCGGTGATCGACACCCCGACCGACGACTGGGGGATCACCGTCGACCGGGTCGAGATCAAGGACATCGCCCTGCCGGAGGGCATGCGCCGCGCGATGGCGCACCAGGCCGAGGCCGAGCGCGACCGGCGCGCCCGGGTCATCTCCGCCGACGGCGAGTTCCAGGCCTCGGCCCGCCTCGCCGACGCGGCACGGGTCATGGCCGATACCCCCGGCGCGATGCAGCTGCGGCTCCTGCAGACCGTCACCGACGTGACATCCGAGCAGAACAGCACGCTCGTGATGCCGCTGCCGGTGGAGCTGCTCCGCTTCTTCGAGAGCGTCACCGACGCACGCGGTCAGCAGACCGCGGCCGCCAAGGACCGTGAGCCGGACGCACTCACCAGAGGTCAGGAGGAAGATCCTCAGTGA
- a CDS encoding trypsin-like peptidase domain-containing protein has protein sequence MRPVRKVSGALVALAAITVSVLLTGATSARADEPATEPAPPPLNGLIDPGLLESVQQSIVGLVVIWEEPQDPFTFAPPPAPAGDELPVMTICTGWFDTPTTIVTAGHCVDPEEGRRALDSRAGPAVDPTTGAPMPSQPARPEPNRTVWAFQPRELQGAVITAPVIVRVDGFRPADEGDTAKLEMYGLPPAKPLAVAPDEPQLGETVTSIGFPGLNIDETDGVDVQGLVSGGKTPAEVLQDSRLQPVNTSGTITARQFRQGVAVYQINADLAEGISGGPTINARGEVLGINSQMTVPFLGQNFNVITDTGMLREFLGHGAQPGAAPPGEPSEVAIENTAGGGGQAAPLTVVIALLGGAIIGAILMWLFARPRAASRTTGSPAEPE, from the coding sequence GTGAGACCCGTTCGGAAGGTGTCCGGGGCACTGGTGGCGCTGGCCGCCATCACGGTGTCGGTGCTGCTCACCGGCGCCACCTCGGCGCGAGCCGACGAGCCGGCGACGGAGCCCGCGCCGCCGCCGTTGAATGGCCTCATCGACCCGGGTCTGCTGGAGTCGGTCCAGCAGTCGATCGTGGGTCTGGTCGTGATCTGGGAGGAACCGCAGGACCCGTTCACCTTCGCGCCGCCGCCCGCGCCAGCCGGGGACGAGCTGCCGGTCATGACGATCTGCACCGGCTGGTTCGACACGCCGACCACGATCGTCACGGCTGGCCACTGCGTCGACCCGGAAGAGGGCAGGCGGGCGCTCGACAGCCGCGCCGGTCCCGCGGTCGATCCGACCACCGGCGCACCGATGCCCAGCCAGCCGGCGCGTCCAGAGCCGAACCGCACGGTCTGGGCCTTCCAGCCGCGTGAGCTGCAGGGCGCCGTGATCACGGCACCGGTCATCGTTCGGGTCGACGGCTTCCGTCCGGCCGACGAGGGTGACACCGCGAAGCTGGAGATGTATGGCCTCCCGCCTGCGAAGCCGCTGGCGGTCGCCCCCGACGAGCCGCAGCTCGGGGAAACCGTCACGTCGATCGGTTTTCCAGGGCTGAACATCGACGAGACCGACGGGGTGGATGTCCAGGGGTTGGTGAGCGGCGGCAAGACGCCCGCCGAGGTGCTGCAGGACTCCCGGCTCCAGCCCGTGAACACCAGCGGCACGATCACGGCCCGCCAGTTCCGCCAGGGTGTTGCCGTCTATCAGATCAACGCCGACCTCGCCGAGGGCATCTCCGGCGGGCCCACCATCAACGCGCGCGGCGAGGTCCTCGGCATCAACAGCCAGATGACCGTGCCGTTCCTCGGGCAGAACTTCAACGTCATCACCGACACCGGGATGCTGCGGGAGTTCCTCGGGCACGGCGCGCAGCCCGGAGCCGCCCCGCCGGGCGAGCCGAGCGAGGTCGCGATCGAGAACACCGCGGGCGGAGGCGGGCAGGCCGCACCCCTGACGGTCGTGATCGCTCTGCTCGGCGGCGCGATCATCGGCGCGATCCTCATGTGGCTCTTCGCCCGCCCCAGGGCGGCATCGAGAACGACGGGATCACCGGCGGAGCCCGAGTGA
- a CDS encoding LacI family DNA-binding transcriptional regulator — translation MSSLAEVSRLAGVSVSTASRVLTGSSHPISTATRARVIAAAEQLGYSPSALARALVSRSSRLIGVLVSDIVNPYFSVIARGVDDVASRAGYVTMLFNVDRRTTTEIARVQTMRDYRAAGVIFAGSGYVDDPDEPALAEAVGRAQEQGIRTVSLTVRGIGGPIVTADNEAAAYDATDHLVGLGHRRIAFVEGPPGMVASRQRRDGFLACMRDAGLADAAQLHAGGFDFEAGHAAAMRLIARPPLPDAVLGANDEAAVGALGALRQAGIDVPGAVSVAGIDDLRIARFVGLTTVSLPLYEMGAMAARRVIDAEPPEGSTTTVLAHRLIPRETTGRRPSAR, via the coding sequence GTGAGCTCACTGGCGGAGGTCAGCCGGCTCGCCGGCGTGTCCGTGTCCACGGCGTCGCGGGTGCTGACCGGTTCCAGCCACCCCATCTCGACCGCCACCCGGGCGCGGGTGATCGCGGCGGCCGAGCAGCTCGGCTACTCCCCCAGCGCGCTGGCCCGCGCGCTGGTCTCCCGCAGCAGCCGGCTGATCGGGGTGCTGGTCAGCGACATCGTGAACCCGTACTTCTCCGTGATCGCCCGCGGGGTCGACGACGTCGCGAGCCGCGCCGGCTACGTCACCATGCTGTTCAACGTCGACCGGCGCACCACCACGGAGATCGCGCGGGTGCAGACCATGCGCGACTACCGGGCGGCGGGCGTGATCTTCGCGGGCAGCGGCTACGTCGACGACCCGGACGAGCCCGCGCTCGCCGAGGCGGTCGGGCGGGCCCAGGAGCAGGGCATCCGCACGGTGTCGCTCACGGTCCGCGGCATCGGCGGGCCGATCGTCACCGCCGACAACGAGGCCGCCGCCTACGACGCCACCGACCACCTCGTCGGCCTCGGCCACCGGCGGATCGCGTTCGTCGAGGGACCGCCCGGCATGGTCGCGAGCCGGCAGCGCCGCGACGGCTTCCTCGCCTGCATGCGCGACGCCGGCCTCGCCGACGCCGCGCAGCTACACGCGGGAGGCTTCGACTTCGAGGCCGGTCACGCCGCCGCGATGCGGCTGATCGCGCGCCCGCCGCTGCCCGACGCCGTGCTCGGCGCCAACGACGAGGCCGCCGTCGGCGCACTGGGCGCGCTCCGCCAGGCCGGCATCGACGTCCCGGGCGCGGTGTCCGTGGCAGGCATCGACGACCTGCGGATCGCCCGGTTCGTCGGCCTCACCACGGTGAGCCTCCCGCTCTACGAAATGGGCGCGATGGCGGCCCGCCGCGTCATCGACGCGGAACCGCCGGAGGGAAGCACCACCACGGTGCTGGCCCACCGGTTGATCCCCCGGGAGACGACGGGCCGCCGGCCCTCTGCCCGGTGA
- a CDS encoding ABC transporter substrate-binding protein → MNVGTHATRLAALAAAFALVACGGSAGSDDSFTVAVIEPDITTVPILAAVDAVRAAGHHVEVVELAEPELAIEGLAKGDYAISAEATSPALIAIEQDAPIKIIADVVANQWAVYGRPGVATCDDLNARPFGIFSEGAVATAMAKEWVHTDCTAGSQPTYLTIGGSDVRAQALLAGQIDATPLEISDVAALESAAGAEFVRVVDFAQRMPDLHPQTVYANGDFLAEHRDLAQAFVSALVQEHVKINADPQYLVGLVQKYLPDDADENTAAIAERYVEAGLFDAADLTEQNVQVTIDFFVRAGVLQGGMTAADAADLSFLQGPA, encoded by the coding sequence ATGAACGTCGGGACTCATGCCACGCGCCTCGCCGCGCTCGCGGCGGCGTTCGCGCTGGTCGCCTGCGGTGGGAGCGCCGGTTCTGATGACTCGTTCACGGTGGCCGTCATCGAGCCGGATATCACGACCGTGCCGATACTTGCCGCCGTCGACGCCGTGCGGGCGGCAGGCCACCACGTCGAGGTCGTCGAGCTGGCGGAGCCGGAGCTGGCCATCGAGGGGCTGGCCAAGGGCGACTACGCGATCTCCGCGGAGGCCACCAGCCCCGCGCTGATCGCCATCGAGCAGGACGCCCCGATCAAGATCATCGCCGACGTCGTGGCGAACCAGTGGGCGGTCTACGGCCGGCCCGGAGTCGCCACCTGCGACGACCTGAACGCGCGGCCGTTCGGGATCTTCAGCGAGGGTGCGGTGGCCACCGCGATGGCCAAGGAGTGGGTGCACACCGATTGCACTGCCGGCAGCCAGCCGACCTACCTGACGATCGGCGGCTCCGATGTCAGGGCGCAGGCCCTCCTTGCAGGCCAGATCGACGCGACGCCGCTGGAGATCTCCGACGTCGCCGCGCTGGAGTCCGCGGCGGGGGCGGAGTTCGTCCGGGTCGTGGACTTCGCGCAGCGCATGCCCGACCTGCACCCCCAGACCGTCTACGCCAACGGTGACTTCCTCGCCGAGCACCGCGACCTCGCGCAGGCGTTCGTGAGCGCGCTGGTGCAGGAGCACGTGAAGATCAACGCCGACCCGCAGTACCTGGTGGGGTTGGTGCAGAAGTACCTGCCGGACGACGCCGACGAGAACACGGCCGCGATCGCCGAGCGCTACGTCGAGGCCGGTCTCTTCGACGCGGCCGACCTGACGGAGCAGAACGTCCAGGTCACGATCGACTTCTTCGTCCGGGCGGGCGTGCTCCAGGGCGGGATGACCGCCGCGGACGCCGCCGACCTGTCGTTCCTTCAGGGGCCTGCATGA
- a CDS encoding ABC transporter permease — protein MTAVMAPPRTANPRPGVKRRILDANLSYQVLTFVVFAAAWEIYAREWGGLLIPTFTETVAATISLLGSAELWQAMYVSNQALVVGFLIAVVVGVPAGILLGRFRTLERFADVYLNILLVTPMAAIIPLLMMSVGFGLASRVILVTIFSIVMVVVNSRTGVRQVDPSLIEMARSFGATERQVWTRVLLPGALPAIMTGIRLGLGRAVTGMVIVELLMVSAALGGLILEYRGLFKAPLLYGTIVIILAEALLLISAARWFERRLTGWAGSKT, from the coding sequence ATGACCGCGGTGATGGCCCCGCCGCGAACGGCGAACCCGCGACCGGGGGTGAAGCGCCGGATCCTCGACGCGAACCTGTCCTACCAGGTGCTGACGTTCGTCGTCTTCGCAGCGGCGTGGGAGATCTACGCACGGGAGTGGGGCGGCCTGCTCATCCCCACGTTCACCGAGACGGTCGCGGCGACGATCAGCCTGCTGGGCAGCGCCGAGCTGTGGCAGGCCATGTACGTGAGCAACCAGGCGCTAGTGGTGGGGTTCCTGATCGCGGTCGTCGTCGGGGTGCCGGCGGGCATCCTGCTCGGGCGGTTCCGCACCCTCGAGCGGTTCGCCGACGTCTACCTCAACATCCTGCTGGTCACGCCGATGGCGGCGATCATCCCGCTGCTGATGATGTCGGTCGGGTTCGGCCTCGCCTCGCGCGTGATCCTCGTGACGATCTTCTCGATCGTCATGGTCGTGGTGAACAGCCGCACGGGCGTCCGCCAGGTCGACCCGTCGCTGATCGAGATGGCGCGCTCGTTCGGGGCCACCGAGCGGCAGGTCTGGACGCGGGTCCTCCTGCCGGGCGCCCTGCCGGCGATCATGACGGGGATCCGGCTGGGGCTCGGGCGGGCGGTCACCGGCATGGTGATCGTCGAGCTCCTGATGGTGTCCGCCGCGCTGGGCGGGTTGATCCTGGAGTACCGCGGCCTGTTCAAGGCGCCGCTGCTCTACGGCACGATCGTGATCATCCTGGCCGAGGCACTCCTGCTGATCTCCGCCGCGCGGTGGTTCGAACGAAGGCTGACTGGCTGGGCTGGGAGCAAAACATGA
- a CDS encoding ABC transporter ATP-binding protein, whose amino-acid sequence MIEIRGLGKSFVGQDGSTVQALQDVDLEVGANEFLTVLGPSGCGKTTLLKAIAGLIPWNDGEIVIDGAPVRGPGPDRSMVFQNFALLPWATVLDNVGFGLRMRGVGKAEREERARSLIEMVGLAGFETKRPGELSGGMQQRVGLARALAVQPRVLLMDEPFGAVDEQTRRLLQEELLSIWEEHRLTVVFITHSMEEAVLLGDRVVLMSARPGRIAEIVPVPLRRPRSTDVGATERSPEYAELTAYLWDRLRDMHEEHRREAAR is encoded by the coding sequence ATGATCGAGATCCGTGGGTTGGGCAAGAGCTTCGTGGGGCAGGACGGGAGCACGGTCCAGGCCCTGCAGGACGTCGACCTCGAGGTGGGGGCGAACGAGTTCCTCACCGTGCTGGGGCCGAGCGGGTGTGGGAAGACCACCTTGCTGAAGGCCATCGCCGGGCTGATTCCGTGGAACGACGGCGAGATCGTCATCGACGGGGCACCGGTGCGCGGCCCCGGGCCGGACCGCAGCATGGTCTTCCAGAACTTCGCGCTGCTGCCGTGGGCCACTGTGCTGGACAACGTCGGCTTCGGGCTGCGGATGCGTGGCGTCGGTAAGGCCGAGCGCGAGGAGCGGGCCCGGTCGCTGATCGAGATGGTGGGCCTCGCGGGGTTCGAGACCAAGCGGCCGGGCGAGCTGTCCGGCGGCATGCAGCAGCGCGTGGGGCTCGCACGGGCACTCGCCGTCCAGCCGCGGGTGCTCCTGATGGACGAGCCGTTCGGAGCGGTGGACGAGCAGACCCGGCGCCTGCTGCAGGAGGAGCTGCTGTCGATCTGGGAGGAACACCGGCTGACCGTCGTGTTCATCACCCACAGCATGGAGGAGGCCGTGCTGCTCGGGGACCGCGTCGTGCTGATGAGCGCCCGGCCCGGCCGCATCGCCGAGATCGTGCCGGTGCCGCTGCGCCGCCCTCGCTCGACCGACGTCGGCGCCACCGAGCGTTCGCCCGAGTACGCCGAGCTCACGGCGTACCTGTGGGACCGGCTGCGGGACATGCACGAGGAGCACCGGCGCGAGGCCGCCCGATGA
- a CDS encoding ABC transporter permease: MTVAAHRGRRLPAAPISLAAGAVAWEVVGHLAGVAFFPPLSTVLTRLVELVSSGQIVSSVGDSLVNLVIGFAISLGLGVVVGVAMGRYRKVEAALGVYVNALLTAPSLVFAPIFFSLLGEGRGSIIAVVVMYSTFIMIINTTSAIQTVPAHLVEMARSYGASERQILFQVMLPAAAPMIMAGVRLGVGRAVTGMINGEMFIAVVGLGRIVTQAGGRFDGAGVLAVLLVIIAVALGAVGLVQAVDRRITRWVPTTARGEK; encoded by the coding sequence ATGACGGTCGCCGCGCACCGGGGGCGGCGCCTGCCCGCCGCACCGATCAGCCTGGCGGCGGGCGCCGTCGCATGGGAGGTGGTCGGGCACCTCGCGGGCGTCGCGTTCTTCCCGCCGCTGAGCACAGTCCTCACGCGCCTCGTCGAGCTCGTGTCGAGCGGGCAGATCGTGAGCAGCGTCGGAGACAGCCTGGTCAACCTGGTGATCGGGTTCGCGATCTCCCTCGGCCTCGGCGTCGTCGTCGGGGTCGCGATGGGGCGCTACCGCAAGGTGGAAGCGGCCCTCGGTGTGTACGTCAACGCACTGCTCACCGCGCCGTCGCTGGTCTTCGCGCCGATCTTCTTCTCCCTGCTGGGTGAGGGGCGCGGCTCGATCATCGCCGTGGTGGTCATGTACTCGACGTTCATCATGATCATCAATACGACGTCGGCGATCCAGACGGTTCCGGCGCACCTGGTCGAGATGGCGCGTTCCTACGGCGCGAGCGAACGCCAGATCCTCTTCCAGGTGATGCTGCCCGCCGCGGCCCCGATGATCATGGCTGGTGTCCGCCTCGGGGTCGGGCGCGCGGTCACCGGCATGATCAACGGTGAGATGTTCATCGCCGTCGTCGGGCTGGGGCGCATCGTCACGCAGGCGGGCGGGCGGTTCGACGGCGCGGGCGTGCTGGCCGTGCTGCTGGTCATCATCGCCGTCGCGCTCGGAGCTGTGGGGTTGGTGCAGGCGGTCGACCGACGGATCACCCGGTGGGTGCCGACGACAGCGAGGGGCGAGAAGTGA
- a CDS encoding amidohydrolase family protein, with protein MKIDAYSHILPARYFERMRELADPRPLKRWLELPALHDVDARLEMMDEFGDDYQQVLTLSSPPIELLAGPDSSPDLARLANESMRELCDKHPDRFPAFVASLPMNDPDAALDELTSAVDHLGARGVQVFTNVNGKPLDDPEFEAIFAEMARRDLPIWMHPTRSAAFPDYAADDTSKYEIWWALGWPYETSAAMARLVFSGLFERHPNIKIITHHMGAMIPYLEGRIRLGWSDQLGSRTATEDAAHLRRDLSRPPVDYFRRFYADTALSGSAIGTRCGLEFFGADNVLFGTDCPFDPEGGPMYIRETIQVIDGLDIPADARERIYHRNIRRLMKQSAS; from the coding sequence GTGAAGATCGACGCGTACAGCCACATCCTGCCCGCCCGGTATTTCGAGCGGATGCGCGAGCTGGCCGACCCGCGGCCGCTCAAGCGCTGGCTGGAGCTCCCGGCCCTGCACGACGTCGACGCGCGCCTGGAGATGATGGACGAGTTCGGCGACGACTACCAGCAGGTGCTAACCCTGTCCTCGCCGCCGATCGAGCTGCTCGCCGGCCCGGACAGCTCGCCCGACCTGGCACGCCTGGCCAACGAGTCGATGCGCGAGTTGTGCGACAAGCACCCGGACCGCTTCCCCGCGTTCGTCGCGTCGCTGCCGATGAACGACCCGGACGCGGCTCTCGACGAGCTCACCAGCGCCGTCGACCATCTCGGCGCCCGCGGCGTGCAGGTGTTCACCAACGTCAACGGGAAGCCTCTCGACGACCCGGAGTTCGAGGCGATCTTCGCCGAGATGGCGCGACGCGACCTGCCGATCTGGATGCACCCCACCCGCAGCGCCGCGTTCCCCGACTATGCCGCCGACGACACGTCCAAGTACGAGATCTGGTGGGCGCTGGGCTGGCCGTACGAGACGAGTGCCGCGATGGCGCGGCTCGTCTTCTCGGGCCTGTTCGAACGACATCCCAACATCAAGATCATCACCCATCACATGGGCGCGATGATCCCGTACCTCGAAGGCCGGATCCGGCTCGGCTGGAGCGACCAGCTCGGCAGCCGCACCGCAACCGAGGACGCGGCGCACCTGCGCCGGGACCTGTCTCGCCCGCCGGTGGACTACTTCCGCCGGTTCTACGCCGACACCGCGCTCTCCGGTTCGGCCATCGGAACCCGCTGCGGCCTGGAGTTCTTCGGCGCCGACAACGTGCTCTTCGGCACCGACTGCCCCTTCGACCCCGAGGGCGGTCCGATGTACATCCGGGAGACCATCCAGGTGATCGACGGCCTCGACATCCCGGCCGACGCGCGCGAGCGGATCTACCACCGCAACATCAGGCGGCTGATGAAACAGTCGGCCAGCTGA
- a CDS encoding MbtH family NRPS accessory protein, producing MATNPFDDEEGEFVALVNEEKQYSLWPTFAPVPDGWSVVHGPAARADVLAYIESVWTDLRPASLVARMDGVRG from the coding sequence GTGGCTACGAACCCCTTCGACGACGAGGAGGGCGAGTTCGTTGCCCTCGTCAACGAGGAGAAGCAGTACTCGCTGTGGCCCACGTTCGCGCCCGTGCCGGACGGCTGGAGCGTCGTGCACGGCCCTGCGGCCCGGGCCGACGTGCTCGCGTACATCGAGTCGGTCTGGACCGACCTGCGCCCCGCCAGCCTCGTTGCGCGGATGGACGGGGTACGGGGGTGA
- a CDS encoding alpha/beta fold hydrolase: MTIMTRDGVRISYDDFGGTGPLAVLVMGTGSPGRVWHTHQVPALRAAGFRVVTVDNRGAGASDECAAGFTIDDMVGDVAGLVAHLDAGPAAVVGTSLGARIVVELALARPDLVTRAVALAAHARLDPVQRAFTAGEIALADEKIVLPLGYHASVAATQYLSPATLRDDQAAQDWLDLLSFAGSGVGPGQRAQLAVSVALTDRTAAYRDIAVPLLVVAFADDATIPPRLSREVADAVPGARYVEIPDAGHYGYLERPDEVNRVLVDFIAPRTRGSFPGAP, encoded by the coding sequence GTGACGATCATGACTCGGGACGGCGTCCGGATCTCCTACGACGACTTCGGCGGGACCGGCCCGCTCGCCGTGCTCGTGATGGGTACCGGGAGCCCGGGGCGGGTCTGGCACACCCATCAGGTGCCCGCGCTGCGCGCCGCGGGGTTCCGGGTGGTCACCGTGGACAACCGTGGTGCCGGCGCCAGCGACGAGTGCGCGGCGGGATTCACGATCGACGACATGGTCGGTGACGTCGCCGGCCTTGTGGCGCACCTCGACGCCGGGCCGGCCGCCGTGGTCGGCACCTCGCTGGGCGCGCGGATCGTGGTCGAGCTCGCGCTGGCCCGTCCCGACCTGGTCACCCGCGCCGTCGCGCTCGCCGCGCACGCCCGCCTCGACCCCGTGCAGCGGGCGTTCACGGCGGGCGAGATCGCGCTCGCCGACGAGAAGATCGTGCTGCCGCTCGGCTACCACGCGTCGGTCGCGGCGACGCAGTACCTCTCACCTGCCACGCTGCGCGACGATCAGGCCGCCCAGGACTGGCTCGACCTGCTCTCCTTCGCCGGCTCCGGGGTCGGGCCCGGCCAGCGCGCGCAGCTCGCCGTGTCGGTGGCGCTCACCGACCGGACCGCCGCCTACCGCGACATCGCGGTTCCCCTGCTGGTGGTCGCCTTCGCCGACGACGCCACGATCCCGCCCCGCCTGTCCCGTGAGGTGGCCGACGCCGTGCCGGGGGCCCGCTACGTGGAGATCCCCGACGCGGGCCACTACGGCTACCTGGAACGTCCGGACGAGGTGAACCGGGTGTTGGTCGACTTCATCGCCCCCCGCACGAGAGGATCTTTCCCAGGTGCCCCATGA
- a CDS encoding lysine N(6)-hydroxylase/L-ornithine N(5)-oxygenase family protein has product MPHDDHVLDVVGVGFGPANLGLAIAVAEHNVTAERPITALFLERQEAFGWHRGMLIPDARMQVAFLKDLATLRNPTSNFGFISYLAARGRLVDFVNRQTFFPTRLEFHDYLSWAAAHFDDDVSYGTTVEKIEQTGDGLLAVTGRRGGESVSAVARAVVIATGLAPALPDGVESGERIWHNSQLVPGVAKLATGPAPRRFVVVGAGQSAAESVDYLHRSFPDADVHAVFRRWGYSPADDSAFANRVFDPDAAQEFYAGSPEVRGRVTTLHRNTNYSVVDPDLIESLYERHYAERVEGRERLRFDKMCTVEACEDLGDRVRVRIRSSLDGTARDLDADVIVYATGYRSGDPTRFLAGPIARRDDQGRVRITADYRLELDGSDALVYVQGATEHTHGLASTLLSNIAVRTGDILASLEARIV; this is encoded by the coding sequence GTGCCCCATGACGATCATGTCCTCGATGTCGTGGGGGTCGGCTTCGGGCCGGCGAACCTTGGCCTCGCCATCGCCGTCGCCGAGCACAACGTCACCGCCGAGCGACCGATCACCGCGCTCTTCCTGGAGCGGCAGGAGGCGTTCGGCTGGCACCGCGGCATGCTCATCCCCGACGCCCGCATGCAGGTCGCGTTCCTCAAGGACCTCGCCACCCTGCGCAACCCGACCAGCAACTTCGGGTTCATCAGCTACCTCGCCGCGCGCGGCAGGCTCGTCGACTTCGTCAACCGGCAGACGTTCTTCCCCACCCGCCTCGAGTTCCACGACTACCTGTCATGGGCCGCTGCGCACTTCGACGACGACGTCTCCTACGGCACCACCGTCGAGAAGATCGAGCAGACGGGCGACGGGCTGCTCGCCGTGACGGGGCGGCGCGGCGGGGAGTCGGTCAGCGCCGTCGCCCGCGCCGTCGTGATCGCCACGGGGCTCGCGCCCGCGCTGCCCGATGGCGTGGAGTCGGGGGAGCGGATCTGGCACAACAGCCAGCTCGTGCCGGGCGTGGCCAAGCTCGCCACCGGCCCGGCGCCCCGGCGCTTTGTGGTGGTCGGGGCCGGGCAGAGTGCCGCCGAGAGCGTCGACTACCTGCACCGCAGCTTCCCCGACGCCGACGTCCACGCCGTGTTCAGGCGCTGGGGCTACAGCCCTGCCGACGACAGCGCCTTCGCCAACCGCGTGTTCGACCCCGACGCCGCGCAGGAGTTCTACGCCGGCTCGCCGGAGGTGCGCGGGCGCGTCACGACGCTGCACCGCAACACCAACTACTCGGTGGTCGACCCGGACCTCATCGAGTCGCTGTACGAGCGGCACTACGCCGAGCGGGTCGAGGGCCGCGAACGGCTTCGGTTCGACAAGATGTGCACGGTCGAGGCGTGCGAGGACCTCGGCGACCGGGTGCGGGTGCGCATCCGCAGCTCCCTCGACGGCACGGCACGGGACCTCGACGCGGACGTGATCGTCTACGCCACCGGCTACCGCTCGGGCGACCCGACCCGCTTCCTCGCGGGGCCCATCGCCCGGCGCGACGATCAGGGCCGCGTCCGCATCACCGCGGACTACCGGCTCGAGCTGGACGGCTCCGATGCGCTGGTCTACGTGCAGGGCGCGACCGAGCACACGCACGGACTGGCATCCACTCTTCTGTCGAACATCGCCGTGCGCACGGGCGACATCCTGGCCTCCCTGGAGGCGCGGATCGTCTGA
- a CDS encoding ribbon-helix-helix protein, CopG family — MRTTITIDEHLLAEVRQVAAARRQTVSQVIEESVRASLLRREQESREPFELRTFHAGGYQAGVDLDDNAALLELMDGHP, encoded by the coding sequence GTGCGCACCACGATCACCATTGACGAACACCTGCTCGCCGAAGTGCGGCAGGTCGCTGCCGCGCGACGGCAGACCGTCAGCCAGGTCATCGAGGAGAGCGTTCGTGCGAGCTTGCTCCGGCGGGAGCAGGAGAGTCGCGAGCCGTTCGAGCTGCGGACCTTTCACGCCGGCGGGTACCAGGCGGGCGTTGATCTCGACGACAACGCGGCGCTGCTCGAGCTCATGGACGGGCACCCGTGA